CATAATAAGATGGCAATGTAGCCACCACACAATCGGCACCAGAGCTTATGTATAAATTGCCTCGATGTATCAAATCGTCAACCTGATTTCCAACCAGTCCCACATAAATACACTGATTTTTTGCTTTTGTTTTAACCGCAGCCTCCACCAACCGAAAACTTTCCAATTCGCCAATAGAACTCGATTCTCCGGTGGTACCTAGCACTAATGGATGAATACCATTTTCAGCAAAAAGCGTTACAATACGTTCAACAGCAACAACATCTACAGTAAAATCTTTATTGAGCGGTGTTATCATGGGTACTACAACTCCTGAAAAACGTTTTTGCATAAGTTCTTAATTGCATATCATGTTTATATGGCTAATATTAACAAATTAGCAATAATGAGGTGCTATTTTTGAACGCTGACCAATTATATAAATTAGTCTAGAGAAAGTATTAAGCAAAAAAAAAAGAAGGATGTACATTTCATTGCATATCCTTCTTTTGAAAAAAGTTATTATTTATAAATTAATTCAATAATAATTTTACAGATTTCTGACCCTCTAAAGTTTTAATAGTAGCTATATATAACCCAGATTTGAAAGCAAAATTAGTATCGCTATTCGTTTTAAATGATTTCACTAATGCACCTGTAATACTGTAAATAGATATTTCAGAACTAGATTTTACGTTTGATACATACACTCTGCTTCCAACAGCTTGAACATTTGTTGAAACCGATGATATTTTAGCATCTAAACCAAGTGTACCAACGGGTCCTACTTGAATTTTCATATAGTTAACTGAAGCACTTGAGGATATATAAATAGTACCTGCTCCCCCAGTATAAGTACCGAGCATAATAAGACCGTCTGTAGTTAATTCACTGGTTGCTGATGCTAATGTATTTGTACCATCACCTATGTAACCGGTACGACCTCCAGTACCATTTACTCTAAACCAAACTTTTACATCTACATCTCCACTTACAGGAAATGAGAAATAGCGTCTAGCAGGTAGAGCACTAGTACCTTGACTACTACCTTGACTTTGCCATTCTTGAACAGGGGTATAACCATCTGCAAATGTTGCTGTAGCACCAACATTCCGCATACCTCCAAAAGCAGCAGTGCCTGCAACGAAAGTTAACCCATCTATGGTTTGATCTGGTGAATTAGCTGCCATTTGAGGAAGGTCCAACCAAAATCCACCACTGTTAAGCCCAAAATCCCAAGTATGAGTTTGGGCTTGCATAGTTGCAGTTAAAAGCAACATTGGTAAAATAAATAAAAGTAATTGTTTTTTCATATTCTATATAGTTTTAGTTTTATACGACCACAATACCGTAATCGATTGCCTAATATAAATATTTTTTTTTAAAACACTGATAAGTCTTACACACTTTTATTTTTTAAACATAATTATTTCGTTTATTTGCAATTTTAATCGATATAATGTGAATTTCGATATGCTTTTTATTGATATTTATACAAAAAAAGAGAATGCCTATTAAGGCATTCTCTTTAAAACTTTTTATAGTGAACTTGTTAAAAAAAGAACTAGTTCAATAATAATTTAACAGATTTTTGACCTTCAGCGGTTTTAACCGTAGCTATATAAAGACCGGATTTGAAACTGAAATCCACATCGCTACTTGTTTTAAACTCTTTTACTAAAGCACCAGTAATGGCATATATTTTAACTTCAGTACTGGATTTTACGTTAGAAACATATATTCTGTTACCAACTGCTTGAACATCTGTTGATACACGGATATTATT
This genomic window from Mariniflexile sp. TRM1-10 contains:
- a CDS encoding T9SS type A sorting domain-containing protein, whose translation is MKKQLLLFILPMLLLTATMQAQTHTWDFGLNSGGFWLDLPQMAANSPDQTIDGLTFVAGTAAFGGMRNVGATATFADGYTPVQEWQSQGSSQGTSALPARRYFSFPVSGDVDVKVWFRVNGTGGRTGYIGDGTNTLASATSELTTDGLIMLGTYTGGAGTIYISSSASVNYMKIQVGPVGTLGLDAKISSVSTNVQAVGSRVYVSNVKSSSEISIYSITGALVKSFKTNSDTNFAFKSGLYIATIKTLEGQKSVKLLLN